The Pyrenophora tritici-repentis strain M4 chromosome 9, whole genome shotgun sequence sequence GCAACGCGCTGCTGTTCCACGTAGAAACAAACGTAGGAGTTGAACGCGGGTTGTAGTAATACAGCTCTCTCAAACGCTGAACAAAAGGAGTTCCAGCGCGTAACGCAAGGCTTTACAGGCTCGAGTATTTGGAATTTagcgtcgtcgtcggccGGTAAGTCCTGCCTCGCGAGGCGCTGAAAGTTCGCGAACATGTCGTACTGTTGTGGCGTTTTGATGTAGCTAATAACGTCTATAAGCGTGCCTAATGGGCCCTGCTTACGCCACTCGTTGAGGTATTTCTCTTCCTCCTGTACAGCGTTAGAAAGCTTCATTGAAAAGAACAGGTAGACTTACAGCCAAGTTCTCGTCGTTGTTAAAGGCGTCCTTGTTTGAGCCAAATATAATCGACTGGCCAACTAAGTTGATTGTATGAGCGCTACAACGTAGCCGGCGATGCTTAGACTTAAAGCCAAACTTCGCTCCAAGGGTCGCGATAGCAGTGTCGTTATTGAACGCGTTGTCGAGCATAAAGTAGCCAACGTTCTGCGCAGTTATATTAAACTTCTGCAGAGTTTCAGCGACACAATCAGCTATCCTGTCGCCAGTATGGGCACCTGAGAGCTGCGGCAGGTCAATAGCAACGTCCCTAAGGTCGCCCTCAGCCGtggcaaagtgagcgacaataccgaagaagccacgcttgccacctttaACGGTCCAcccatcaaagcttatatgtatCTTGCTCGCCGCGCAACGCAGCTCATCGACGACCTGAGGCTGCATGAAGTtgtacagcctcatcacAAACTGCGCAACGCTTGTGCGACTACTCCAGAGCGCCTGCTCAGCTTCAGGATTCGCGAAATGTATCATCCTGCGGAAAGCTGGATCTTCGAACTGGCAGAGGGCGAGGTTGTTGTCAACAAGCCAGCTAACAGCTGCTATTCGAAAGGactgtacgtcgaagtttcctatcTCGTTCGCAACCCTTTGGCTAACGCCGAAGCCGCCCTTCAGCATCATTTCTAGCGATTTCTGGCCTCCAAGAAGCTGCTGAGGCGGTTGCTCGCCAGCGTTTGTTATTCCATGATCCCTATTTAGGTGCCTCGCAGCAGTACTAGTTGCCTCCGTCGTCTCCGCAAAGCCAGCAGTCGCTGCTTTACGCTTGTGACAGATGTGGCACAGCCAGAATATCCTGTTGGTATTACTGCGGAGAGTAAGCCGATAACCGTAGTTGTATACCCAGCTtttcttctgcttctgtGTCCGAAGAGGCTTCATATACCGTGGCAGGCGACTCCAGTTAATGCCATCAAAGTTATCGGCCATACGCGGGTCGAAGTCAGGCTCTGGCTCGCCTTCATCTACCGCTTCAGACGCCGCTGCAGCTACCTCAGAGGCTTCAACAGGCGCGACAATCGCATCTTCGGGTATAGAGTCGCGCAACTGCATCTCGAAATCAACGCCTTGGCTCGCGGCCAGTATAGCTCGACGCGGCGACGTTGGCGGAGTCTCGCGCTGTGTATCCTCGTCGATAACGAAAGGGTGAGATGGCTGCGAAGCTTCGATAGTTATAGGCTGTGATTTACTGCCTTTCTGGCGTTTTGAGCGACCAGCGGCGGCAACAGGAGCGGCAGCAGGGCGTTTACGAGGATGCCTAGGGTCTGGCATAATAGCAACGggtagcactaggaatagaacatgtAGAGAATTGTGTTAATCATTGTGCTACGGGAACTAAGATCTATATCTCCGCCGGCTAACGTTGTGGGCGCTATGCCCTGTACGTACTAGCCTTTAAGTGAGAGaagatgggatggaacctaggttATACCAAAATCTACGACTTCACGTTCTACGATATAGCCAGGATCAAGCCTatcaagctcaccaatcaagcctgcttgatgggcttgatttgCTTGTACTTTTGAGCAGTCTGGGCTTgatttggcttgattgtattcactcaatcaaatcaatcaagcccatcaagcaggcttgattgttggcatctctgctagaaggttcagattggattgattgattaccgctttaagcctagtagttacctataggagtttaagccctacctagataggtaagtgggtctaggagagtgaccggattgaattgattgttgcggagtctagtggccatctgtactggcgatcttgtacgggccattccagccatcactctctctccatactaagacttcgctctggagtgggagcgcgagcatgtctgcagtggctggtccattgcgggtgttcaaggcgtctgcaacttggtGCTCTGCCGTGATCTTGCGtagggctttcgtcgccttttgaatagcctcgctgcgctTGACCATTGACGGGGATGGCGGTGACTCtgcagtcattcgtgggtacgcTCCAAAGACCAGTAGCGTCGGGACTAGTCCATCGGGgccagcagtatcgttgacagccttcacagccatctggagaatcgcgtcgtcggacatagtgtcagtgagttctgcatagagtatgtcccatgcgcggcgtagaggtgcatggtacctctcagttttgccgatagaccagtgcgcctccgtaggtacttgcttgcatgtgactcccatgatcttttgcttctgcgcggaaCTCTGTGCTTGCAAAGTTAGTGCCTGCGTCATGCGTGATAATGTCTGGTGGTCCTTGATacgtgtcgatccatagtatccgcagtgcttgccatgtttctttagctgagatagcgctaaggaacctcgcgccttgaaacgctgttgaggaatcgaccacatgcagtacaggtttgttgctcaggtacatcacatccaccaggatctcatagttgaagtggtgatcatccttgagagtgaatttgaatcggcgcggtgcggagctgtggagctggcagtggtggcagaacttagtgacttcttctagggttctttcttcgaagtcgttatggccagcatCCTTTAAGAGCTTAACAAGTCGCGtgacagctgggtgtccaaatcgtcgatggagccgtcgcaACTCTGTCTCTGTCAGGAACAcagttgctctctctcttttgttcagatggaaccaaggatgtccccatttgcgaattACAGGGATGTGTACGTCACCCTGGACTAGCTCATCTGTGGTGTTGTTAAAGTAGACCTTTAACctgtccatgtctgcaaggcacaataagaatggtgtaggtgCGTCAAGCACCTCAAAGTTGATCGTCCCAATGTCTGTAGAGACCTGTGCAGTGCCAATAGATGATGTAGCCTCGCCCTTGCCGAATTTGATAGATGCCTTTCCTGCTGTAGACGTATCCATCCTAACTGTAGGATCTTCCCTTGTGAGTGCAAGGTACTGCTCCTTGCCAACTGTGGATACGttggcagcgcctgtatccggTAGGATCCCTTGGTACACAGATCTTGTGTAGCGGTCTTCAAGCAGGAACTGTgacgctggcgctgatggcgcgtcttggcggtatacgtcgtcgccagagatgtggtgcaagaacgcctgatctgcaaggcattgctccgtGAAAAACTGCTGTTCAAGGTAtgcttccgcgacgtcgtcatcgtcgtcatcctcgcagtcttcctcctctctccagcctctctgattgtactggctagtgtgctcgatcccttcgtattctgcaagatgtacggagaagtccttgggGGCTGTGTacctgtaaagtatagcgtagagaagaactgtgtacgggcagccttgcgctcttcgtctgtgtggttggtagaccagcatccttccttctggcaaacaaagcatttcttcctccagcgAGGCTTAaatcctcgtccgttgtcgtcgcgctgctcgcctcctcgaTATGCTCCTCTAgatccgcctctgaatcctcctccacctcgagatccacctcggattcttccattgccgttgtatcggcgaTCTAAGTAGTATTGGTCCTCTGTGACCATCTGGGTAGTGTGTTGCCGTGCAAGGTGTGTCTCAACTGCAGAACGTAGGtctgagaagagtccttcacagattgtggctggtttgaacagtgccatctcaagctctggtactcctcggcaggcattgatgacagtggtacgtagggcatcctcgccctcaaagttcttgccaagggcacgctggcatagctgcagcttgtcaagcaggatctgcagaacctcgtgtagtcccttgtcggggttctctgtgcgggtgcgagcgaaggttgtagtcgtccagtctgtgtagtagtgctggtgatggacgtcatggtcgaagtggtttttgattgccatgtacgcatcagcaaagctgtcatctctctctacaacctgtatgtagaatgtctctgcacgtccggtaaggatacggggaaacactgcgtgaaactgctcttcttggatatctacctgccagcagatgctgaagaagatcttgatcttatcgtctaggagatcgtacgcattccctgtatacttgttgctattgtcccatagcttagagaactgcgtgatcgtattAGCGTCGAGTCGATCGTTGCGggaccatcgcggcggtagcgtcttgtacgggtcgTATGGTAGTTCGGGTGGTCTGTTAGGGACGCGGTTCGTTGGCTGTTGCGGAAATGGCGTGACTTCGCGATATGCAGTCGCTGGCGGCCGTGTCTGTAGTTGCGCACGCCCTTGTTGCGGCTGCGCGGCCTGCTCCCACAGTTGTCGATGCTGAGGCCCTTCCAGCGTACCGCTCATGTGTAGCGGCTGTTGTGGCTCTATTGTTTGGGAACGGCTCTggacgccttgtctcactctatactgctctTGTTGCTCGCCCTGCGACGGTCGTTGTAATTGCGACGGCTGTGGTACTTGCGGTGgctgttgtaattgcggcggttgttgtacttgcggtggttgttgtacagctgGATAGACTGTGTGCTGAGTGTCCTGTTGGCGTTTATTGCTCTGCTGGCGCTGGTACGCTTCGGACTGTTGGTCGAATttcatggctcgaaactctGCTGGTTCCCATTCAAGAGTATTCTCTATACCTAGAATGTTGTAGAGAGAGTCCGCCACCCTGGCGTGATtgttgccagtgtatactcCCCGGTGTCGTAGCACACTCTTAAGAGACCTTAGTGTACCACGCTCAACCTTGCTAAATAGCTCCTtcgtccatccttcaaagtcccatttgtagtcaatgaagaggtcatcgtcccaggccattgacacattgtagtcgtggatagccTTAGCGACCCACGTTGTTGCGTGTGTCTCATTTGCGTCCGCCGgtgcgggtacaccccagagagctgtattgatgaccttgagtgcaactgtgtatggacagtTTTCCATAAGTTGTTCCGCGGTAAATTTGGCCCATGGTGAGTCTGAGAGGTGTTCTGATTGCTCATTCTGTAGTTGATTCTGAGCTTCAGCAGAGTCTGCAGAGCTTATTTCGCTTTGGTTATCCGCCATCTTGCTAGCGGGTGTTGACGcgttgtcggtgttgttgtctcgctggttggtcgtgccagcgcttgttgttgtacgtgatcggatcgtcCGGAGACGCTCGTACGGTTGAGTTGTGttgcgttgctgacgcgctcTGTGTTCGCGGATTAGGCTAAAccagcagctgtagagggAGGTTAAGAGTGCTTCGtgttatctctgcctcgctctgttcttagcacagaatcttctcccgggagtataacgtcgtgcgtcagggagttcgtcgaagatgcggtctgtctcttctaccttgctgtctgtgatcgccttaagcaatcactgatcagtgttggaaggtctatagcactagtgctgaaaggaaataacgataactaggaatgcattctgttcggtgatggtgattgattgtctacgaacatagctgctacgaaggtatacctaagctctgcgcaaggtgggccgaagtcgggccgaagtgtccagcagccgacgtctctaccgatactcacgatccgacaatTATTGaaacaaggtccctctagtagtatgactaccatggataaccgagtgggaggagggacaaggcggggtggctgcaacgtattgtattgactatcgtGTTGAGTGTCACAGACTTTtggctgttgtggtgggtgctattgcccaccgggcagtgcctgccacaccagcatatcatgtgactctcaagcaccttctaccctggactgaacccagatattctcaacaattattatatttccattagagtcctgtatcagtcggtgactatgtaggactttggctaagccgttctataTAGGTTGTTCAGTGGGGAGTTTCTTTGGGTCTTGTTGTCAGattttatggatgggattAAGTGTGTATTGTCTGtctctgtctacggctctgtctgtgggaggtggcctcccctcgggcttggcagtgctaagtcccggcgctagccctggtttgggggtctcatgtccttccccaaccaccatcggctcgatcatggagcaaaaccttgcctcaatctgacacttgtacaatttgggtgacagtttgcgtactccaatttcagagctagtcttcctgtcagataatagcactgttgaagataagagcgtacagacgttgggttagactagcgcgacccggcatctgtgagCGCCAATCagatcacaggaaggcttgacaccccctaggtgtgcccacaaccgtagacagaaccacAACACATTCAATCATCAATATTATCACCATCATTACCTATTTtatcagtattccagatgagagtgaatatctgacatGTCACGGTAATCACCCTGATTCCCTGACACCTGAACGGCCATAGACGCTAGGTGCTCCCGTAAGCACCTGGCATCTGTTGATTAGCTAAGAGCAGCTAAGACCCCGCGCTAAGCGCACAGGCCCCGCTTATATCTGCTCACCGCAACTTGAACCTGTTCTGTTTCCTTACGCAACGTCTTGTATCTACACTAGATagtattattattattattattatatttccattagagtcctgtatcagtcggtgactatgtagcagtgatcggaatggtctggtctggtctggtctgagggtacagaccagaccagaccaggtgcttacataaggaccggtccgaccagaccggtccgaccaacaagaccgccaagaatgaggctgaagcaaagaaggaagccgaggaaatgtgttttactactgactgtcaatctagtcgtcttcgttctcactatcctcgatatcgctgttcccctcagcttggggctttccataccaggcccggagacactcgcacgcttctataatatctgccttcagcctaccacggcgatcgacgatagtaagcttcgcgctactaaaaagacgttcgcattcatccgacataggcgagatcgcaaacatgtctagagcgaagcgagcgagatctcgttgggagtcgtagcgagatagccagtacgcaatagcctcattgcaacctgcctcttcgttatgaagccggtcagtagagatgtattgttcatacaaatcagttgtagaaactggagcgtctattcgaatgcgcttatgttcccgctggcgatcaaatgctgggtcaggatctctctccttcctggctggtggtggcagcatctcgacagggtaccttcccttatactctgtctcccagagatgcttcaccgctaattgtgcgttttcaaaccacctcttcttctcttcgtcgccatgaagaacccactcttgcctgaaccatccacacttgcgatatggatcaaggatttgagccgcataatatgccggtggaaggtcagtatcttcagggaatcgattttgccaattcagctgctgattgttatagtactcaacgcactttaaccaagcagcatcagcgcagccttgaaggtacttccatgtaaagttgttatcgtcctcagtgtggatgtcgtggtagtgatccttcgtctcgcttatctcccggagaaggcagtccaaagttgaaaaccagtccgcaagtgacgtcttcttaccttcagaaagcaaagttgcagcatagaagtctttgagagcgagttcaatctttccaagctcaaaccagtgctgtccatcaagcttaaagttcgcgatccctacggagccctttccaggtacatgacgagccgagaagagctctaaacgttctcgaacatttaatgcacgtgtaatcgaataaaaccatgagttccagcgggtcgagttgttctggataagctcaagcccgtcgaattgcgaaagatctccgccgataataattgtagcaaactcctcacgccgttgtggagtaagcctgatgtatcgcaccaggttgtgaagacgacccaaacatccgaacttcttccagagctcttccaccttcgtatagtcgccacgttgatgatgcttctccagcttcgcaagatacttctcacagtttcgccccataaggaacgcctggcaacagaggttgatgacatggcccaagcaacgcagccggcgatgacgacgttgttttgacttcatccatgggcagagatccttgagtataaactcaacagcggtatcatttgccgaggcattatccagcataaagtatccaatctgatctccgctaatgtcgtattcttccagcaattcaaggaccaccgatccaagattctctccagtatgttcgccgtatatacgtcgcatacctaaagcggtaacacgtcgcatgccggtagtatcaatccacatagcgacgacgcctaggatagcgtaagggtttggtgaagtccagagatcaaaggagatagagatcctactccgtgaatggtgtaggtcctccctaagctgttgcttcttcgatatgaatgcattcattacccagcttcggatagtcttcgcagccttcgggaggtggttgagtagtgccggatttaaaaagaggagtagttcacgaaagtactggttctctaattgaaagaaggcgatatggcagtacacaatccaacgaattagaagctctttaaacttctctactgactccttccagaaaaagatgctggaagcagccccatccttttgctggtcgattatagacttccgtacagaaccctttcgcttgatgccactctggggatcaatctggtgcttctgttccaggtgattccggatcctagaagtgccattgatgacaaacaactcttgcttgctcttcccaaccctgcactcatggcagtaatacacctctttcttatcgctatctcgaatgtattggagtccgtacttccagatgtgtgatgtaccttgacggaaatccttccttgcaattattgcacgtttcacgtacgtgataccgccctgcacgaactcatctggagattcgtgatattgaataggagtgggtgatagtataggggtgggtgatgacgtggggataggagatggagtaagagacgttaaatctagtcttataatattcgatggggacggtgaggttggtgttgaaggctccataacaatagtatataagtaggttgttaaggacttgattgttctatgtaagtagaagacttaccttgatcttaatgactcatattgtgctaaattttctggctagattagtctaagatctagtcacgtggacctatttatagccggaccggtccgatcatctagaccggtccgaccacggtctcaaaaaatcgccagaccagaccaagtcttggcggtctagaccagaccaagaccaagtcagaccagaccattccgatcactgctatgtaggactttggctaagccgttctatgtatgttgttcaatatggagtttctataggtcttgtacaatttggaggatagttgcgtagtccaatttccgagctagtcttccgttggcgcgggtgctaaagagcagtgtggtgaacagaaagagatgtaacagcgagctctttgcgaaaagaaatattgtttgtagttttatacagtgtctgtctgttgttttgtgtaggcgtctgtatatagggatctacaagagagagaatagatctatacagctattgcctggtcgatgttttgctcgtgcgtgtgctagtgaaagcaggtgctggagcggttcggtatatggggtcggtatatcgagtcggtttagggcgttcggtagagagggtatttggtgtaggcgtctgtatatagggatctacaagacagaatagatctatacagctattacctagtcgatgttttgggcgttttggtgtaggcgtctgtatacaggaatctattataacctaacaataatagacctatacagctattgcctagtcgatgttttgctcgtgcgtgtgctagtgaaagcaggtgctagagcggttcggtatatggggtcggtatatcgagtcggtttagggcgttcggtggagagggtatttggtgtaggcgtctgtatatagggatctacaagagagagaatagatctatacatctagtgcctggtcggtgttttgctcgtgcgtgtgctagtgaaagcaggtgctagagcggttcggtatatggggtcggtatatcgagtcggtttagggcgttcggtggagagggtatttggtgtaggcgtctgtatatagggatctacaagagagagaatagatctatacatctagtgcctggtcggtgttttgctcgtgcgtgtgctagtgaaagcaggtgctagagcggttcggtatatggggtcggtatatcgagtcggtttaggtcgttcggtggagagggcttttggtgtaggcgtctgtatatagggatctacaagagagataatagatctatacatctagtgcctggtcggtgttttgctcgtgagtgtgctggtgacagcaggtgctggagcggttcggtatatggggtcggtatatcgagttggtttagggcgttcgggtataggtagcatctagatatataggcctattactttgcagcaatagagatatatacctaaggaagagccgttgctctgtcggtttcgtagagggtgccttcgatcgaacatctaaaatcagttggcgcacgggccatttgcagagatttctctcaactaaggccaggtaacaactctgtcaaagttgcagcggccagcgcgcccgccacaacgcctgcacgcaaaagcagacgttggaaactgattctaggaaggcatttcaatggaattgagatgaaaaaagggtaatccaggacctttttgtcatctcgaaaagttggtgttcgatgTGGCGGTACCACTACTTCGGTAGGTATGTATACTGGCAACGGTTTACAGAATACAGGATCGTGCAACACAATCCAGTAGCTGTAGTCAATGCATAAATAGCATCGTATCGCGAACATGAATATCCTAAGTTTGTTAATTAAAAACATCTACACACTCGTAGCATGGGTTCGCCTAAGGAATCCGAGTGGTCTGAGCGTCGCCTCGCCAAGCTTAGGAGGCGCATGAACCGTTCCCCAACACCATTCCCCTTACCCGTGCTATCGCGGTCTCCTTCTCCACTAGCCTTGCCACCTCCGCTTCATACAGAACAACAAGCACAGTCTGACGCCCATCCCGAGCTATTGCATCCGCAACCTCGTCTTAAATACGACCCCTCTAAGTCCCCCCGATTTTCCGACCTAAGCCAGCAACTCCCCGAGCCAGACAAACAAGCCCACCGAGGCTTCCTCGAATCACAACTCCACGATATCCTCGCAGAGCTCGACAAAACTCCGTCTACAACATTGTCTCTTCGCC is a genomic window containing:
- a CDS encoding Dimer-Tnp-hAT domain containing protein, translated to MPDPRHPRKRPAAAPVAAAGRSKRQKGSKSQPITIEASQPSHPFVIDEDTQRETPPTSPRRAILAASQGVDFEMQLRDSIPEDAIVAPVEASEVAAAASEAVDEGEPEPDFDPRMADNFDGINWSRLPRYMKPLRTQKQKKSWVYNYGYRLTLRSNTNRIFWLCHICHKRKAATAGFAETTEATSTAARHLNRDHGITNAGEQPPQQLLGGQKSLEMMLKGGFGVSQRVANEIGNFDVQSFRIAAVSWLVDNNLALCQFEDPAFRRMIHFANPEAEQALWSSRTSVAQFVMRLYNFMQPQVVDELRCAASKIHISFDGWTVKGGKRGFFGIVAHFATAEGDLRDVAIDLPQLSGAHTGDRIADCVAETLQKFNITAQNVGYFMLDNAFNNDTAIATLGAKFGFKSKHRRLRCSAHTINLVGQSIIFGSNKDAFNNDENLAEEEKYLNEWRKQGPLGTLIDVISYIKTPQQYDMFANFQRLARQDLPADDDAKFQILEPVKPCVTRWNSFCSAFERAVLLQPAFNSYVCFYVEQQRVADSHARTKNNKKPQAPAWMRSKGLTAADWAVITEYIEVLKPLKDATKRLEGRGKCGRFGAIYEVIPVFEFLMGRFEQRLRQYERVDFEQREAPEDHISINFRAAWEKLNDYYSKLDDSPAYFAACALHPYYRRYCEKAWRDKPEWLVACMADFRALWAEYTTSTPPTKPSKERDNGAIDEAISYIISDSEDDDELTDEYDRWRKLEPKWTSKQHNSPNVDGNPIKYWVQLQSKYPDLSRFAIDVLSIPASSCECERMFSELGDLLAPRRRKIGSQLLAALQCVRAWNAAGIKLPTSATSQLSDHDLEQLYNLTAWEQPSDSDVSPTLQRPSTE
- a CDS encoding Med15 multi-domain protein, with the protein product MADNQSEISSADSAEAQNQLQNEQSEHLSDSPWAKFTAEQLMENCPYTVALKVINTALWGVPAPADANETHATTWVAKAIHDYNVSMAWDDDLFIDYKWDFEGWTKELFSKVERGTLRSLKSVLRHRGVYTGNNHARVADSLYNILGIENTLEWEPAEFRAMKFDQQSEAYQRQQSNKRQQDTQHTVYPAVQQPPQVQQPPQLQQPPQVPQPSQLQRPSQGEQQEQYRVRQGVQSRSQTIEPQQPLHMSGTLEGPQHRQLWEQAAQPQQGRAQLQTRPPATAYREVTPFPQQPTNRVPNRPPELPYDPYKTLPPRWSRNDRLDANTITQFSKLWDNSNKYTGNAYDLLDDKIKIFFSICWQVDIQEEQFHAVFPRILTGRAETFYIQVVERDDSFADAYMAIKNHFDHDVHHQHYYTDWTTTTFARTRTENPDKGLHEVLQILLDKLQLCQRALGKNFEGEDALRTTVINACRGVPELEMALFKPATICEGLFSDLRSAIADTTAMEESEVDLEVEEDSEADLEEHIEEASSATTTDEDLSLAGGRNALFARRKDAGLPTTQTKSARLPVHSSSLRYTLQVHSPQGLLRTSCRIRRDRAH
- a CDS encoding Dimer-Tnp-hAT domain containing protein, whose product is MEPSTPTSPSPSNIIRLDLTSLTPSPIPTSSPTPILSPTPIQYHESPDEFVQGGITYVKRAIIARKDFRQGTSHIWKYGLQYIRDSDKKEVYYCHECRVGKSKQELFVINGTSRIRNHLEQKHQIDPQSGIKRKGSVRKSIIDQQKDGAASSIFFWKESVEKFKELLIRWIVYCHIAFFQLENQYFRELLLFLNPALLNHLPKAAKTIRSWVMNAFISKKQQLREDLHHSRSRISISFDLWTSPNPYAILGVVAMWIDTTGMRRVTALGMRRIYGEHTGENLGSVVLELLEEYDISGDQIGYFMLDNASANDTAVEFILKDLCPWMKSKQRRHRRLRCLGHVINLCCQAFLMGRNCEKYLAKLEKHHQRGDYTKVEELWKKFGCLGRLHNLVRYIRLTPQRREEFATIIIGGDLSQFDGLELIQNNSTRWNSWFYSITRALNVRERLELFSARHVPGKGSVGIANFKLDGQHWFELGKIELALKDFYAATLLSEGKKTSLADWFSTLDCLLREISETKDHYHDIHTEDDNNFTWKYLQGCADAAWLKCVEYYNNQQLNWQNRFPEDTDLPPAYYAAQILDPYRKCGWFRQEWVLHGDEEKKRWFENAQLAVKHLWETEYKGRYPVEMLPPPARKERDPDPAFDRQREHKRIRIDAPVSTTDLYEQYISTDRLHNEEAGCNEAIAYWLSRYDSQRDLARFALDMFAISPMSDECERLFSSAKLTIVDRRGRLKADIIEACECLRAWYGKPQAEGNSDIEDSENEDD